CATATTCCTTTATCTCCATCTTTTCTCTTTCTATCCCAGGCTccatctttctcctcctcttcgTTTTCATCTTTGCCCTTCACCCATAACTTCCACCATCTCTTTTTCCTCTTGTCGTCCtctgtcttgtacttgagtctcCTCACAGGGTCAGTGGCACTGCGCATATTTAGGTTGTCGAAATCCTCGTTGAGCATGAAGCTCCTCTCAATGACCTCCGCTGATTCCTGCCAGTCTCTGAAACAGTCGGTACCGTAACTACAGATGTCCTGCACAGCATTCGGAGAGAGTACGGAGCCATCAGGGCGAAGGACCACGACTGTTGGTACGCTCTTCACCTTAAACATGGCCTTCAGCTCACTGACaaagagaaaaacacacacagctaccTTAATGCACTTGTataagaaatacaaatatttgactTTAGAAAACCTACAAACATACAAATACAGAAACATTGAAACTACAGAGGCGCTCTTTTCTCTCCACTTACTTCCTGTATGGATCCTCAAAGGCCAAGAACAGAACCTTTTTGTGCAGCTCATTGAGGAATCTCTCCTGCTGCACCTCAGATTTGTCTAAGCTGTAGAGAGGAGATGGAAATGGAAATTACATAAAAGATCAAACAGTGTGAATGGGAGTCCATGCAAACACATGGGGTCATCAAAGAGACAGACAGAAGTAAAGATAGAGACCTGATGTAGACAAGTGCAAGCAGTTTGGGGTATTCAATGTACGCTGGATCTTTGAGTCTCTTAAAAAAGTCATTCAGTACAGGGAGGAACTCCTGGCAGTTTTCGCACTCGGAGGATGCGAAGAATAGCACTAGGATTCTGTTTTCGAGGATCCCGACAATCTCTCGCTCTGTGTTGAGTTCATCCTGGTCCGTGTTGTTCTCGACCAATACTCGGTTTAGGAACAGGTCCACCATGATGGAAAAGATGGTGCAGGTGTTCTGTGTAGAAGAAACTGTGACATAAGATTTTAAGATTTGGGAATATAAATTATGCTTAGTGCCTGTTTCCATGCCAACTCCATCTGGAAAAAAAGGTAGTCTAACACTGGAGATCATTATTCGAGCATCTGAGATTTTCAGTGCAGTCTCAGGAGTAACTAGTGATTTCACAGTGACTTTCAACATCCCACAGAGGAGTGTGAAGCACACCGCTGTATGTACTGAGAGGGAAAGTAGCAATAGTACTGCAGCAGAAAGATACTTGTTTCCCATACTGTGAAGGCACTAACTAATGCTGCAATGCACACCCCAATGCATTAAATATTCATGTTTAAGGAGACAAAATAAGAATCAAAGTTTGGAGAAAAAACGCTGTTACATATTCAGAGTTTCACCACGCAGTACTTTGCTTCAGCAGAAGTGTGTGGGTGGATCAGATTTGATCCCCTGTGGCAGCTCACGAAGTAAAGAAAAATCCACATGTTGATTAAAGGTTGCTTGACAAATCAAAGGTTCCAACTTCCTGTTCTCTCGCGTCCATCGCTAAGAGGAATGATTAGCCGCTGTTTTGGTGTTTGTTCTGCCCCTAACTTTATAAAGCTTAACATTTCTTTATAACACACATATTTAAGAAACTTAGAGGCACTATTCTGGCAGGGCCTTTGCTTATCTATTCCCAAGTCTTAATAACAGGATACAAAAAAGATTATATCAGATTTATAAAATGGATCCTCAGAAATGTTTTCTCCCTTTATTTTCTCACTGAGCTTCTGTTCAGTTTTAGATTATTTGATCGAAGAGCTTTTTTGCTATACTTAAACAAGGACATATATCTGTGAACACCACACAGTAGTGCAAAGTAGAGTCAAAAATGTATGAACAACTATTATTAAACATagttaaataaacaaaaagcaGCTACTGAATTGTGCACATTATGTTAAATGGTCTAGATGTGACCAgttattaatgtgataataaaATATCTGAACACTAGTACATTTGATCAACAGACtgcttttgttttttatatctGTATCCAGGCCTCCCATAATGATAGTGAATGGATTACTTGAAATGAAGTTATCTGTAGCTATTAAAACACTCATCCAAGCAAAAAGAAGTCCCAACATGTAATCACTTTTATAATCAATAAGGTAAAAACATGTTGGGTGACTGTCCTCTTGTAGTGGTACAGCTCAGGCCCAAGTGACCTGTACATACAGTCTATAATCTTACATAGTTTTTGTTTACAAAAGTAATTTACTACACAACAGCTCAGCCAGGATCAGCTGACAAGGATGAATCGGTCTTTTATGCGATGGTGTTTTCCAAAAGAAGACTTATGGCTCAGAACAAAAAGCCTCATAAGAAATACCTTTCATATAAAGAAATAAAGTTCAGACCTAACATCTCAGAAAGGTGCTTTATCTGCCTCGGCCAGCCTGTATTTCACTGTCCCAGCCGTCGCTGCCGGCTGTGAATTGACAGCGATAACCTCACAAATGAGATTTGGCTCTCTGGCTCTGAGCTGTGCCAGATCTATTTGAGACCACCACTCTGCACTCAGACTTCCAAAGCTGATGGAGGGGAAATATGTTTGAAATTGAGCAGCATCGCACCTCACCtgagaagaaaaagaaagattTACTTGAAGACTCTGAAGGGTTGGGGCTTAAATCTAACATTCAGAAAAGTTATTTCATAATAACCCTGTTCACTTTTTGAAGCTGATCGATCGCCCCTGATACAAACAAGCAACTCTACCTTGTGTTGCTAGTTGCAAATGTAATAGGCCATCGATCTGTAGAGTTGTGTATGTACCAAGAATAATTTACCTCACCTTGAAACTCCTCGACTCCTTCAAGGAAAGAAATATATCCAGTTAGTTCTCTCTCTCAAGCTATGCTTTGATTTGTTTTCTTTCGTCCTTTAAATCATGTGAAGTTGGTTATGTTAGCGACACCTTTCACTGCCTCTCTCTGTAATTTCTTTACCGTGCACTCTGCGGTCTACCGAAGAAGATTACAGAGAGCTTGAGGTGTGTCGTGCTGTAAATCAGGAGCAGACGTTGCTCCTTTGTGTATGGCTGTGTTTTTGCACTGTGGGCCTTTAAAACTCCAGCTCAAGAGCAGCAATCGTATTACCTTAAGAGAAGAAGGGAGGGAGCAGAGGAAGGATAAAGTTACAGACAATTGGATTGCTGAGGGAAGACTGGCGTGTAGGTTAAATGGTGGAAAGACAACAGATgggaagaaaaaaagagaattgAAGCCTTCTAACCTGCTCAAACCTCTCCTTAATTCTTACCCACCACTATGTCACGTATTTACCCCTCAGAGCTTTATAATGATTATGTCTCATCAAGGTGATTTGACAGCCAGGATGTGGAGCTTTAAGGAAAATAAACTGAGGAAGTCAATAGCTGGTTGGAGTAAGCATCAGCAGGTCCAACTGCAGAACAGTGACTATTGATCAGCAGAGGCACTGGCAGAGAATACCTGGGTTAATCTCACAGAGAGGTGAGGTAAATATAGAGGTGGGGGGGAGGGAGATCTAATAGGATTAGTCTGAGTCACAGACGAGTGCCACGACTCAGGGTTTCGCTCACACCAACACATGATTAACCTAATTCTGCgaacaggagcaaacacacacaacaagtgCTAAACCTTTTAACCATGATGTTTGGGGGATTGTTGATCATGTTCTCAGGACGAAGCGTAATAACTAATCAACACTAAGATGGTttttggggaaatattttcctaGGCCCATATacctttgacccagtttatcagtttgtACTCCCCTCAATGAGCACATGCCTGCAACTttgggctgctgtgctctcaatGTTTTGTCTCCctattcctgcctgttggcgtcagctgatagaggtgttatagtGCGTTGCCtgttttatcttgttatgcagcatgttgattaTTCTTCAGAGCGAATGGGGAAAGATTCTTCAGAATTGGTCGGGCACCAGCTGGCCCATATGTTACGGCCACAGCTTCTACACGGCAGTAGTGGCTCACgctgagacccgcaacatgaaaATAGACGCAACAACCAGTAGACTTTACATCGACCATTTACTTTTATTGAGCCGTCTTCTTTCAACAAGCCAATCTAAAATGAAAAAGGTCTGGAGCACTGGCCAAAAAGAACAAAAGGGTGGAGGGAGCCTGAGCCAGCCACACCAtgggccgtaggacccagaacGTGCCCCCCTAAAGTCAGGTGTATAACCCAAAGTAATAAATGAAGCCATgaaaactggactaccaggtcctccaggctaaaAAGAGTCAAGACAAAAGAGACTGTATCGCTCAAGCCTAACTACAAATAGGGGTCTTCAGTCGTGAGTGTCTTCCGGCGTCAGAAAGAGAGACATCCTTCTCCTCTAGCCTTTCTTTGATACCCGTGAGTTgggaacacctgggcagaggcggagccagggcaTACATTAAAAAGACTTTTCTAACACAATAGTCATTTTAAgcctaaaactatttttttttacttttgcttACCTTTTATATGTTTAATTCAGATACAAAATATTTTGTGTGTGATACAATAACATGAAATTGTACAGCAGCCAGTACAGTAGGGATCATTTGTATAAAcacagtgaagaaggaggagtAATGGTGGCTGACAGGGCAGGCCAACATCAGCAAGCACCAATTAGAAGAGAACCCTCACTGGCTTGTGGGATGTTTATGTCTGTGCTGGAATTTAAGCTTCTGTGTGACAAAAAAAGCAGTGCAGTGTATTTTGATGTTTAAGCCACTGACTAGAAATAAACCCACAATTTGTCCAATGTCAGAGCTTCTTTGTACTTCAAACTGAGCCTTGAGGGACTGCAAATACTTCATTCACTGATAGTTAAATTCAGTAGAGAACAACACAACCAATCATTAAAAAAAGTCTTTATTCACTCTTTTGTTAAAAAAGACACACTGTGAAACCATAGAGGAGAACACAAACAAGAAAAGTTACTAAAGATCTATATTCATTTGTTCTTCTGATCGTCTGCAAACAAAAAGATACAAAAGCTAAAAGTTTGAACTGAGGGGAAAACAATGAAACATGAAAGCTTCCTGGCAAAGTGTGAAAAGGATTGATAGCACATAAAGGAAAACACTGATAGATATACAAGTAGCAAACTTAGAAAACGTATTTAAATAACACACCGGGTGTTAGGAGTctcaagacgaagaagaagaagacatgcCGTGGTTCCCAGCTCTTTGGGGACACTTTATCACAGCCAGTAGAAATATACAACTGGTGATAATCGATTGCAAATAAACATTGCTTCTTTTCACCCACTTACAGTATTACACCGTTTAGAAAAGGCAACATTTTAGTGATTCAGTTTCCTGCCTTGAAAACCTAGTATAAAATCAGATAAAAATCACTTTTTCGTATTTTAGAGGCTCTTTTTTTAAAACCCAAAGCTTTCACATTTACTTACAGCAGTTGATGTGACTTGAAGTCATTTAGAGCTATCAAGAGTTGGGTTTAATACTGTATTTATTCCAATTCATTCTTTTATTTTCTCTGTAGGACTTTATATTCAAAACATGGAACTATCATTGGACCAGGTTGTGGTTAAAGGATATGCGttggatgcaataaataaaacaaaagctTCCCGTCGAGAGTTAACTCTTCAACTCCATCACAATTCTTAGGAGAAAGATTGCAGAGAGGAATATATGGGGGAAAGCATATGTCACACCCACCCTGAGCTCGACTACTCTGCCTTTCCCCCTTCCCCTCTCTATTTTGTTATATTCTCTCCATTTCATCCATTTCCCCAGTGATCACAGCTCTGTTCTATTTCCCTCATCCTTATCTCTGTTTGCCAGAgttttctctcctcctcttcctcacagcTCGTCCCTTGCGCTCCAGTTTTCCAGTTCAGACTGCAGTATGTCAGAGTTCTGGGCCTCAGAGCTCAGTTCCCCCTGCTCCTGAGTTTTTCTCGACCTGGCTCGGTCCCAGTCGGTTCTGACTGTCTCGTTGTCCCAGACCACCGATGTTTCCGTGTCGCTGATGTAACCCATTTCTCCTGTGTAATGCGTTGGATACACCAGAAGCGGCTCTGCGGAAAATGCACGCAGGTCCCGGCTCTCAAAGCGCTCCATGTACTCTGACCTGATGAGGGAGAGGAGCGGGACATTTTATTAAGAAGAGTGCTACAGGACAGAATCAAAAAGAGGAGACGGGTAGAGGAAGACTGTTCGAAAAATATCACGCGTCActggcttgagcttcaataacaggatacatgtatttattaatcctcatcacatacagagcatatggaacaactagttcctgaacagtgtccttcacatgctttaTATACCACAGAGGGtgttacacagtcacaagatgcatggataccggttcaaagcagtatacaATGTTTAGTTTAGATTAACTAAggcccacgtcagaaatgatcatgcttgtcatatctccatagaggctgaatcatcatgttagtcgttgtcacatagctatcatatgcctaaaacagtgtgtcctgatgctcttctaggtaatcatacatcctgaCATCTACGCAGCTACAGTtgggcctttgttatcatgtgctactctgatattggaagagtACATCCAGTATTTTCCAGACGATAGAGGGATGGTGGGTTAACTCACACTGGATGTTTGTCATACATGACAGGGAGGAACTCATCGACAGGAAGCAGATTGTTCAGAGGTTCGGCCAGGAGGAGCTTCTGGGCCCCCTGTAGGGACAGCAGGTAGCCGAGGGTCCAGTAGGAGTAGTCGGCCTCCACCAGGTTGTGGATGTTTGGTACAGGCTTCTCTTGGTGGTCAATCTGCATCCGCTTCCGCCCAATGTAACTGTATTTAGTGTTAAAGATAAAAGGGGCGGTATACATCAGAAGCACCTAACTTACATCAGCATTTTAAACAGACTTCAATCAATTTATTTAAACATATTTGATGCAGTCAGAGGATGAGCAAAGAACAGCACCGTGCCAAAGTttagttttttattttggcTGAATGTATTGTAACTACTGATGAAGGTTTGTTTCTGTCTATACCGACTGTCAATGCAATGTTTAAAGGTCTATAAACAAATATATgtactttttactttatttactAACTACTAAGTAAAAATCTTAACTACAAGTTtatgtccttaaagattttttgttttatattagatgtctttttatatatattatttttatatattatattttatgtatgcaccatgacatcaagtcaaattcctcgtatgtgtgaacctacctggcaataaacctgtttctgattctaatTCTGATGGTAGTTTCAAGTCTTGTATGATTATTTGTTTCGTTGTAATAAAGGACATTAAAGCTGTTCATTTTTTCGCTTGGCACGTTTTCTTGCTAGCTAAAATAAGCATCACAAATAATATCACGATTAGCTAGCGCTAGCATTTGCTGGAAGATTTGCATTTGCCTTGTTAACGGCACCTGGCCACACCGGGCCTCACTCCTCTCCAGCTGCTCCATCCTCTACCCTTTTGGTTCCAAACATATGAAGGCCACGGCCAAAACGCCAGAATCCAAGCTTCAAAACCAGAATCTAGAAACCATAGGGTGACATCCACTTATCTAAAACAGTCTATGATGTTGTATACTGTATTTTGTTATTGAATTTTTGAAGTAGGGGCAGGTTAAATACgattttcttctccctgctcctttccacCATAGGCTACAACAAGCATCTGTGTAAAGTGTACATGCtttgttttaaaataactgccatgtgtggaataaataaataaatcatagCACATACCGTATAATACAGTCTTCAGGCTTGCTATCCTACAGCATAAATCAGGCTCTGTGAATGTGAAATGTGTAGAGCATCTCATTAGTGTGATTGCATACGATGCGCAATTCCCACCAGTGTTCTCAGAATGTGATAAGGCGAGTTGTGTCTGAGATATCATGAATGACAGATGGACGGATTTCCCTGAAGCGACTTGATAATCCTCTCTGTTTACTATGTCGTGCTCTGCATCACTCACATGAGATCCCAGTCCAGCTTATAGGTCGCCAGATCCTGCAGCAGCGTCTGGAGGCGTCGCTTGAAGAACACCTCGAAGCGGAGGTCGTCCTCGATGACCAGGGAGGTGTGCAGACCACGATCTACGatctacacacaaacacaaaaacacataCGTTTTTATACATGCAAACACAACGGTTTTTTAAATACTGGAGTCTTTTGTTTAACACATTCCAGACGGATATTTCcgttctgttagacagctatatgccatacatttttgcatacattcacagtaaatatgaattcagtatgatagctgtctaacagaagttaaatccatttctcacttattctgacaatgtacttaaccccaaataaaagaacccaataaaaagagttgttaaataatagtgaagtcacgttgtaataacaataactcatctctctcgagttttctttttgagctttgctaaaagccactgtgtcaagtgtccatcttgggttgccgtccggagttgtccaatatggcggaccatctcgcacatgcgcagtaccaatcgggcagggtgacggagcgagagcagcctactactcttcattaatagatgagaataagaataatgcaagatttcttttcagcactgttgccaggctgacagagagccacagctcgattgagccttctattcccatagcactcagtagtaatgattttatgtgcttttttaacgataaaattgttactcttagaaacaaaattattgacctcttgcctttgaccagtatagtgttatcaacagctcccggaaacgtaagttctaatattacactagatagtaaactagaatgcttttcagccattaaccttgaacaattacattcaatgattctctcttcgaaaccatcaacgtgcatgttagacccaattccaactaagctgttgaaggaagtttttccattaattagcacttctttattaaatattatgaatatgtctttattatcaggctatgttccacaatcattcaaagtagcagtgataaaaccgcttcttaaaaagcacaacctcgatccagaggttttagccaactatagacctatttctaatcttccgttcctctcaaaaattcttgagaaagcggtcgcaaaacagttgtgtga
Above is a window of Pseudochaenichthys georgianus chromosome 1, fPseGeo1.2, whole genome shotgun sequence DNA encoding:
- the LOC117451776 gene encoding nucleoredoxin-like protein 1, translating into MVDLFLNRVLVENNTDQDELNTEREIVGILENRILVLFFASSECENCQEFLPVLNDFFKRLKDPAYIEYPKLLALVYISLDKSEVQQERFLNELHKKVLFLAFEDPYRNELKAMFKVKSVPTVVVLRPDGSVLSPNAVQDICSYGTDCFRDWQESAEVIERSFMLNEDFDNLNMRSATDPVRRLKYKTEDDKRKKRWWKLWVKGKDENEEEEKDGAWDRKRKDGDKGIWRIR